A single bacterium DNA region contains:
- a CDS encoding CDP-alcohol phosphatidyltransferase family protein — protein sequence MPGAQDGGSQPRRSSATGVWVTPLEVETQLFGICPTERLRRAFGGDAVVWTGSQPPPAEHARRWLVLRGDFVFDERLLEALKTTRDVVLLSRPADGAIAVAAHIRSDQLALAAGWIRDGKPALADGIALARPDDLVHPYDTKLRKRQPALVARVTAEGATGLEQQLFDASYKGVTDWVTRSLWPRPALATTRVLARHDVKPNTVTLASWLLAIGTVGAFLSGALGIGLVMAWAMTFLDTVDGKLARVTLRTSPFGNVFDHGLDLIHPPFWWWAFGGAAAGMPPSFVGEWVPLATSICVMGYVAGRVLEGIFLIGFGFEIHSYRPIDSWFRRITARRNPNLVLLSAATLAGLPALGMLAVAGWTLASIGFHVIRLASACTQALLGHGVVPWEEEGRTS from the coding sequence GTGCCCGGAGCCCAAGATGGGGGAAGTCAGCCCCGCCGGAGCAGTGCAACCGGCGTCTGGGTCACACCGCTCGAGGTGGAAACCCAGCTGTTCGGTATCTGCCCTACCGAGCGGCTGCGCCGTGCCTTCGGCGGTGACGCCGTCGTGTGGACGGGCAGCCAACCTCCCCCGGCCGAACACGCTCGCCGCTGGCTCGTGCTCCGAGGCGACTTCGTCTTCGACGAACGCCTTCTCGAAGCGTTGAAGACCACTCGAGATGTGGTGCTCCTCTCTCGCCCGGCGGATGGGGCCATTGCGGTGGCCGCCCACATCCGTTCCGACCAACTCGCCCTGGCCGCGGGTTGGATCCGCGACGGCAAACCCGCCCTGGCGGACGGAATCGCCCTGGCACGGCCGGATGACCTGGTCCATCCCTACGACACCAAGCTGCGCAAACGCCAGCCGGCGCTCGTCGCTCGGGTCACTGCGGAAGGCGCGACCGGCTTGGAGCAGCAGCTCTTCGATGCTTCCTACAAGGGCGTCACGGACTGGGTCACACGCTCGCTCTGGCCCCGGCCCGCCCTCGCAACGACCCGCGTTCTCGCCCGCCATGACGTGAAGCCGAACACGGTCACCCTCGCGAGCTGGCTGCTCGCCATTGGCACCGTAGGAGCGTTTCTGTCTGGCGCGCTCGGCATCGGACTCGTGATGGCCTGGGCGATGACCTTTCTCGACACCGTGGATGGCAAGCTCGCTCGCGTCACCCTGCGCACGAGTCCGTTCGGGAACGTGTTCGATCACGGCCTCGATCTCATCCACCCGCCGTTCTGGTGGTGGGCCTTCGGCGGTGCAGCCGCCGGCATGCCGCCAAGCTTCGTCGGAGAGTGGGTCCCCCTGGCCACCTCGATCTGTGTGATGGGCTACGTCGCGGGGCGCGTACTCGAAGGGATCTTCCTGATTGGCTTCGGCTTCGAGATCCATAGCTACCGCCCCATCGACTCCTGGTTCCGCCGCATCACCGCTCGGCGGAATCCAAACCTCGTGCTCCTCAGCGCCGCGACGCTGGCCGGCCTGCCGGCGCTCGGCATGCTGGCCGTTGCCGGTTGGACCCTGGCCTCGATCGGTTTTCACGTCATCCGCCTGGCGAGCGCTTGCACGCAGGCACTGCTCGGACATGGCGTCGTGCCGTGGGAAGAGGAGGGTCGGACGTCGTGA
- a CDS encoding glycosyltransferase, with amino-acid sequence MAAVAPGGSGPLGTTDGVPGGPGPLAIVLSGLGLGGVQRTMLTLAEGIASRGIPVDLVVPDGRGPFRAQVPPNVRLVELDAGMARLPWLRARKRRRSLASTPALARYLRHSRPHAAFSASHYVNLSLLAARRLSRHELPVVISQRTHLSRAVRNAGFPFHRRPLLGGLVRAAYPSADAVVAVSAGVADDLAEVAGLARERIEVIPNPLRLEQVKEGAGKPPPHPWLAPGEPPVCLAVGRLAAQKDFPTLLRAFACVRRNRRARLLVLGEGRERAALEACIRELGLAEDVELPGYAENPFAWMSHARLFVLSSAYEGLPGVVIQALACGCPVVSTDCPSGPREILQGGELGALVPVGDSDGLAAAIDRALDTPVDRAALLRRAQDFALEPIVDRWLGLLDRERTT; translated from the coding sequence ATGGCAGCGGTAGCTCCCGGCGGTTCCGGCCCTCTGGGTACGACAGACGGTGTTCCGGGCGGCCCCGGCCCTCTGGCGATCGTCCTCAGTGGGCTCGGCCTGGGGGGTGTTCAGCGCACGATGCTGACGCTGGCCGAGGGGATCGCGTCTCGGGGAATCCCCGTCGACCTGGTCGTGCCGGATGGGCGCGGCCCGTTTCGCGCGCAGGTACCTCCGAACGTGCGGCTCGTTGAGCTTGATGCAGGCATGGCACGGCTGCCCTGGCTTCGCGCGCGAAAACGTCGCCGGAGCCTGGCCAGCACGCCGGCGTTGGCGCGGTATCTGCGACATTCTCGCCCTCACGCAGCCTTTTCCGCATCCCACTATGTAAACCTCTCCCTGCTCGCTGCCCGGCGTCTCTCCCGTCATGAACTACCGGTGGTGATCAGCCAGCGCACGCATCTCTCTCGTGCTGTGCGAAACGCGGGCTTCCCTTTCCACCGCCGTCCCTTGCTGGGGGGCTTGGTTCGCGCCGCGTATCCCTCGGCCGACGCCGTCGTGGCCGTGTCCGCTGGTGTCGCTGATGATCTGGCCGAGGTGGCGGGCCTCGCCCGCGAGCGCATCGAGGTCATCCCGAATCCGCTTCGTCTCGAGCAGGTGAAGGAGGGCGCGGGCAAGCCGCCGCCTCATCCGTGGCTCGCTCCGGGTGAGCCACCGGTATGCCTGGCGGTCGGCCGATTGGCAGCTCAGAAGGATTTTCCGACGCTCCTCCGCGCGTTCGCTTGCGTGCGGCGAAACCGAAGAGCACGTCTTCTGGTGCTGGGCGAGGGTCGCGAGCGGGCCGCCCTCGAGGCATGCATCCGTGAGCTGGGTCTGGCCGAAGATGTCGAGCTACCGGGCTATGCGGAGAATCCATTTGCCTGGATGTCCCATGCCCGATTGTTCGTCCTGTCCTCGGCGTACGAAGGATTGCCCGGTGTGGTCATCCAGGCGCTGGCCTGCGGGTGTCCCGTGGTGAGCACGGATTGCCCGAGCGGGCCTCGGGAAATCCTGCAGGGCGGCGAACTCGGCGCGCTGGTGCCGGTCGGCGATTCGGACGGGTTGGCTGCAGCGATCGATCGCGCTCTCGACACACCCGTCGATCGAGCTGCCCTCCTCCGAAGGGCACAGGATTTCGCGTTGGAGCCCATCGTGGATCGCTGGCTCGGGCTGCTCGATCGCGAGCGGACGACGTGA
- a CDS encoding ABC transporter ATP-binding protein, translated as MRILLAFARAHPRRSAATLGCLLLASLAEGIGMSTLLPLLELAAPGDGAEPSSLAMAVRGAVEGVGLEPDLGVLLTVVLAGMLAKAGLVLLANRQVGYAVASVATELRLSLVRALLGARWAYFTRRPVGMIANAFTTEAERASQAFLHGSLVLAAVLQTMLYTGIAFLVSWQATLGAIALGGLSSWALGGLVRASRRAGNRQTELLKTSVSHLSDALHAVKPLRAMAREALLGPLLGREARHLDRALRGEVLSKEGLKALQEPIIVAGLAGGLYVATTSWGIALSSLLMLALLFGRTLASVGKAQKELQKMAARESAYWSLRTTIDEALAEPERPHGGVQPTLERGIEVDGIGLAYGAEKVLADATLFIPAGGLTTLMGASGAGKTSLADLLIGLVHPDRGAIRLDGVDLDEIDLRGWRRMVGYVPQELFLLHESVLVNVTLGDPDLSEEDVWRALERAGARAFVERLEGGLANPVGERGVLLSGGQRQRIAIARAIVREPRFLILDEATASLDPETEEAIVRSVARMRGEMTILAITHQQAFADRADRVYRIQNGTVKQVG; from the coding sequence ATGCGCATCCTTCTTGCATTCGCCCGTGCCCATCCGCGCCGTAGCGCGGCGACGCTAGGCTGCCTGCTGCTCGCGAGCCTGGCCGAGGGCATCGGCATGTCCACGCTGCTGCCACTGTTGGAACTGGCTGCGCCTGGAGACGGAGCGGAGCCTTCCTCGCTGGCAATGGCCGTACGCGGCGCCGTCGAAGGAGTGGGGCTCGAGCCTGACCTCGGGGTGCTGTTGACGGTCGTGCTGGCGGGCATGCTGGCGAAGGCCGGGCTGGTGCTGCTCGCGAATCGTCAGGTGGGTTACGCGGTCGCCAGCGTCGCAACCGAGCTGCGTCTCTCCCTGGTGCGGGCGCTCCTGGGGGCGCGCTGGGCCTACTTCACGCGCCGCCCCGTCGGGATGATCGCCAATGCCTTCACGACGGAAGCGGAGCGGGCATCCCAGGCGTTCCTTCACGGTTCGCTGGTCCTGGCCGCGGTGCTCCAGACGATGCTCTACACGGGGATCGCCTTTCTGGTTTCGTGGCAAGCGACGCTGGGAGCGATCGCATTGGGCGGCCTCAGCAGTTGGGCGTTAGGTGGGCTGGTACGGGCATCGCGCCGGGCCGGGAATCGGCAGACCGAGCTGTTGAAGACCTCCGTCTCCCATCTCTCGGATGCCCTGCACGCAGTGAAGCCACTTCGGGCGATGGCAAGGGAAGCCCTGCTCGGTCCTCTCCTGGGCCGTGAGGCCCGTCACCTCGATCGGGCGCTGCGCGGGGAGGTGCTCAGCAAGGAGGGCCTGAAGGCGCTGCAGGAACCGATCATCGTGGCGGGCCTGGCAGGCGGTTTGTACGTCGCCACGACCTCCTGGGGGATCGCGCTCTCTTCTCTCCTGATGCTCGCTCTCCTGTTCGGGCGCACGTTGGCGTCGGTCGGGAAGGCCCAGAAGGAGTTGCAGAAGATGGCGGCCCGGGAGAGTGCCTACTGGTCACTCCGGACGACCATCGACGAGGCCCTGGCCGAACCCGAGCGGCCTCACGGTGGCGTTCAACCGACCCTCGAGCGCGGCATCGAAGTGGACGGGATCGGTCTGGCGTATGGCGCCGAAAAGGTGCTCGCTGACGCGACCCTGTTCATCCCCGCCGGCGGGTTGACGACGTTGATGGGAGCTTCTGGTGCGGGCAAGACCAGCCTGGCGGATCTCCTGATCGGCCTCGTGCATCCGGATCGGGGGGCGATCCGGCTCGACGGTGTCGATCTCGACGAGATCGACTTGCGTGGCTGGCGCCGTATGGTGGGCTACGTGCCCCAGGAGCTCTTCCTGCTTCACGAGAGCGTGCTCGTCAACGTGACCCTCGGCGATCCGGATCTTTCCGAAGAGGATGTCTGGCGGGCACTCGAACGGGCGGGGGCGCGGGCGTTCGTCGAGCGGCTCGAGGGCGGCCTGGCGAATCCGGTTGGCGAGCGCGGTGTGCTCCTCTCGGGCGGGCAGCGTCAGCGCATCGCGATCGCTCGCGCGATCGTCCGCGAACCTCGTTTCCTCATCCTGGACGAGGCCACTGCGTCGCTCGATCCCGAAACCGAGGAGGCCATTGTACGCTCAGTCGCACGTATGCGCGGCGAAATGACGATTTTGGCGATCACCCACCAGCAGGCGTTCGCCGACCGGGCGGACCGGGTCTATCGGATCCAGAACGGAACGGTGAAGCAGGTCGGATGA
- a CDS encoding CDP-alcohol phosphatidyltransferase family protein — MVTEGSGREDSGVEVLVEATHAGCGRCLFGMSLLEHALRALLDAGLEGARVWLHENSDEPMPLPADLAGGGGRLRVERVSGAAPLAKRIVEAAGQAPVLLALEANAVVDPRILLHLLERQGSRAVLGAPPAPGVGRNSAVLRLEGPPPVAPEARDLASLAQAWLLSGSLENEPAEGIDAYLKKLRRHLTPWVFRPTNDGERDRCERFLFEANYKGSTDFFTKHVYPPIVWQLVRPLARYRVHPNWVSVFNVAITFAAIPLFAAGQWVAGLTLAYTMSVLDSVDGKLARLTHRASKLGHVLDHGLDVVHPPLWYLGWAVGLGGGGWISAAWWMLGFYVADRLVGEAFTRITGGRSIHAWAEIDVRMRTFISRRNINVPLFTLGLLLGVPGPAFLGIVAWQAATLIFHSFRLAQVAREIMAAPTGGAA; from the coding sequence ATGGTAACCGAGGGCAGCGGCCGGGAAGACTCCGGCGTCGAAGTCCTCGTGGAAGCCACCCACGCTGGCTGTGGGCGATGTCTGTTTGGGATGTCGCTCCTCGAGCACGCCCTTCGCGCCCTGCTCGACGCGGGCCTCGAAGGTGCGAGGGTCTGGCTCCACGAGAACTCGGACGAACCCATGCCCCTGCCCGCAGATCTGGCCGGCGGGGGCGGGCGACTCCGGGTGGAACGCGTGAGCGGCGCCGCGCCGCTGGCGAAGCGGATCGTCGAAGCCGCCGGCCAGGCCCCGGTGCTTCTCGCGCTCGAGGCCAATGCAGTGGTCGATCCCCGGATCCTTCTGCATCTACTCGAGCGGCAAGGTAGCCGTGCTGTGCTGGGCGCCCCTCCGGCGCCCGGGGTCGGGCGAAATTCCGCCGTGTTGCGCCTCGAAGGCCCGCCGCCCGTCGCACCGGAAGCGCGTGACCTGGCATCTCTCGCGCAAGCCTGGCTTCTGAGCGGGAGCCTCGAGAACGAACCCGCCGAGGGGATCGACGCCTACCTGAAGAAGCTGCGGAGACACCTCACTCCCTGGGTGTTTCGGCCGACGAACGACGGCGAACGCGATCGCTGCGAGCGCTTTCTGTTCGAAGCCAACTACAAGGGCTCGACCGATTTCTTCACCAAGCATGTCTACCCGCCCATCGTATGGCAGTTGGTTCGGCCGCTTGCTCGCTACCGTGTTCATCCGAACTGGGTGTCCGTCTTCAATGTGGCGATCACGTTTGCCGCGATTCCCCTCTTCGCCGCCGGCCAATGGGTTGCCGGCCTGACGCTGGCGTACACGATGAGCGTCCTCGACTCCGTGGATGGCAAGCTCGCGAGGCTCACCCATCGCGCGTCGAAGCTCGGCCATGTGCTCGACCACGGGCTCGACGTCGTGCACCCGCCGCTCTGGTACCTGGGCTGGGCGGTCGGTCTTGGCGGAGGCGGTTGGATTTCCGCTGCCTGGTGGATGCTCGGGTTCTATGTGGCCGATCGCCTGGTCGGAGAGGCATTCACCCGCATCACCGGGGGCCGCTCCATCCATGCCTGGGCCGAAATCGACGTGCGCATGCGAACCTTCATCTCGCGACGCAACATCAATGTACCGCTGTTCACCCTCGGGCTGCTCCTGGGCGTCCCCGGGCCCGCGTTTCTCGGCATTGTGGCATGGCAAGCTGCGACCTTGATCTTCCACTCCTTTCGGCTCGCACAGGTGGCGCGGGAGATCATGGCCGCACCCACCGGTGGGGCAGCGTAG
- a CDS encoding YjgP/YjgQ family permease, translating into MTAGLHIGSRGRAPGEAGPGRILRRAVRREVALPAAVALGGLSIAFLTKSLLAYADWIVNRGLGGAEVGRIAGLELLPVLAQTLPFALLIGVLVALGRLKADLELLAMETMGMSRLQLVRPVLGVAVAGGLLAGVLSIWATPFARAQLELNMERIARERPGALITAGNVVEFGDRQLLARETSPDGKELRGVLLWMPDLAEAVFGERGTVIPIGEGVLSLQLEDASVLGSPVGGGQHVEVALFDTELELSAEEDTPGDQLGALSTAALMGDPQGFDPRRAQAELHRRFAHPVAAVLLGVLAAPLALARRRFSRSSGAVTGLFMTLGYYGLVQLADAMFRDPANSVAWAVWSPPLVVLILLAVLLGRLARDPFDEEPDHSAPDRELVMKRPVGVRGVLDRYVLGVYVGAALLSFGALFVAYFLIDVLERLEWFARHRAEVGEIAHFYAARAPLLASRVIPMGLLAGSALTVSLLVARGELLAMQTCGIRLGRALTPVLIFSAIIVPLDFWFNEALITRSNAWADRIKVERIKDVAEGSATEAWYRMEGQLVRASRSGLASGLIPDLVVFETGPTGLPSARIHAREARHVGDGEWELFDARAVLISDEGLQNIDPPLRYALSEARRAEVDPMHHSARSLAVEIEAAEANGFPVVPLRIAWHRKHAGPLACLLLPAISLMLVVRSRRPPSAARNLVLCVALGVAYLLIGDVAASLGQGGRLSPAAAGWTPPLMAFSGLVVLLGRPRA; encoded by the coding sequence GTGACAGCGGGTCTACACATCGGGTCGAGGGGCAGGGCGCCGGGCGAGGCTGGCCCGGGCCGGATCCTACGCCGTGCCGTCCGGCGGGAAGTGGCGCTGCCGGCCGCCGTGGCCCTCGGGGGCCTCTCGATCGCCTTTCTCACGAAGAGTTTGCTGGCCTACGCCGACTGGATCGTGAACCGTGGCCTGGGCGGGGCAGAGGTGGGGCGGATCGCAGGGTTGGAGCTGCTCCCGGTGTTGGCGCAGACCCTTCCGTTCGCCTTGCTGATCGGCGTTCTCGTCGCTCTCGGTCGGCTCAAAGCGGATCTGGAGCTTCTGGCGATGGAGACCATGGGCATGTCCCGTCTCCAGCTGGTGAGGCCCGTGCTGGGGGTGGCCGTCGCGGGTGGGCTGCTTGCCGGAGTGCTCTCGATCTGGGCGACCCCCTTCGCCCGCGCTCAGCTCGAGCTGAATATGGAGCGCATCGCACGGGAGCGGCCCGGTGCGCTGATCACCGCCGGCAACGTGGTGGAATTCGGAGATCGGCAGCTCCTGGCGCGCGAAACATCGCCCGACGGAAAGGAACTTCGTGGGGTCCTGTTGTGGATGCCGGATCTGGCGGAGGCCGTCTTTGGCGAGAGGGGAACGGTGATCCCCATCGGTGAGGGTGTGCTCTCCCTCCAGTTGGAAGACGCTTCGGTGTTGGGCTCTCCGGTAGGCGGGGGCCAGCATGTCGAGGTCGCGCTCTTCGACACCGAGCTGGAACTCTCGGCCGAAGAGGACACTCCCGGAGATCAGCTTGGCGCCCTGTCAACGGCCGCCCTGATGGGTGATCCGCAAGGCTTCGATCCCCGGCGTGCCCAGGCGGAGCTTCATCGGCGCTTCGCTCATCCCGTGGCTGCGGTGTTGTTAGGTGTGCTGGCGGCACCCCTGGCCCTGGCGCGTCGGCGTTTCTCCCGTTCGAGCGGTGCCGTGACGGGCCTCTTCATGACACTTGGCTACTACGGCCTGGTGCAGCTCGCCGATGCGATGTTCCGGGATCCGGCGAATTCCGTCGCCTGGGCCGTGTGGTCGCCGCCCCTCGTCGTGCTGATCCTGCTCGCCGTCCTGCTCGGGCGCCTGGCTCGGGACCCCTTCGACGAGGAACCCGATCATTCGGCGCCCGACCGGGAGCTCGTCATGAAGCGGCCGGTAGGCGTGCGGGGTGTCTTGGATCGCTATGTGCTCGGTGTCTACGTCGGAGCAGCACTTCTTTCGTTCGGGGCCCTTTTCGTCGCCTATTTCCTGATCGACGTGCTCGAGCGCCTCGAGTGGTTCGCCCGGCACCGGGCCGAGGTCGGAGAGATCGCCCATTTCTATGCGGCCCGTGCGCCTCTGCTGGCCTCTCGGGTGATTCCGATGGGTCTGCTCGCCGGCAGCGCGTTGACGGTGAGCCTGCTCGTGGCTCGCGGCGAACTCCTTGCGATGCAGACCTGCGGTATCCGGCTCGGTCGGGCGCTGACCCCGGTGTTGATCTTCTCGGCGATCATCGTTCCGCTGGATTTCTGGTTCAACGAAGCACTCATCACGCGCAGCAATGCCTGGGCGGATCGCATCAAGGTCGAGCGCATCAAGGACGTTGCCGAGGGCTCGGCCACCGAGGCTTGGTATCGGATGGAAGGACAACTGGTGCGCGCGTCGCGTAGCGGTCTGGCGAGTGGGCTCATTCCGGATCTGGTCGTCTTCGAAACCGGGCCGACCGGTCTCCCATCCGCTCGCATCCATGCACGCGAGGCGCGCCACGTGGGAGACGGCGAATGGGAGTTGTTCGACGCCCGAGCCGTGCTCATCTCGGACGAGGGCCTGCAGAACATCGATCCGCCGCTTCGCTACGCGCTGAGTGAGGCGCGGCGCGCGGAGGTCGATCCGATGCACCATTCCGCGAGAAGTCTTGCGGTGGAGATCGAGGCGGCCGAGGCGAACGGTTTCCCGGTCGTCCCATTGCGCATCGCATGGCACCGAAAGCATGCCGGCCCCCTGGCATGCCTGCTGCTCCCAGCCATCTCCTTGATGCTGGTGGTTCGTTCCCGCCGTCCCCCTTCAGCCGCCCGGAATCTGGTGCTGTGTGTGGCGTTGGGCGTGGCCTACCTGCTGATCGGCGATGTGGCGGCCTCGCTGGGGCAAGGCGGCCGGCTCTCGCCCGCCGCTGCCGGCTGGACGCCGCCACTGATGGCATTTTCGGGTCTGGTGGTACTCCTGGGTCGTCCGCGCGCCTGA
- a CDS encoding NTP transferase domain-containing protein, translating to MLANPRTGTPTETGAVAFLLGGRRRGGDALAEAAGVSHKARIPIAGVPMGLRVIRTLHAAEQISETWLCTDDPEMASHEEVAKARERGEIHVHTPAETPSGSVENLLSRLDRPRPVLVTTADHPLLEPRMIDHFIERASQCDCDVVVGVVPEHTVREHYPDVRRTFVALRDERVTGANLFFLRTPRAVRAVAFWREMDAHRKHPWRLAARIGAGSLARFALGRLDLDAAVKRISRRAGVRAEALRLPFPECALDVDRPEHLALAERILQARHNKSTSGDGVYN from the coding sequence ATGCTAGCGAACCCCCGTACCGGAACGCCGACGGAGACCGGTGCCGTCGCCTTCTTGCTGGGCGGCCGACGCCGCGGCGGTGATGCCCTCGCGGAGGCAGCCGGGGTGAGCCACAAGGCGCGGATTCCAATCGCAGGGGTTCCCATGGGGCTTCGGGTGATCCGCACGCTACACGCGGCCGAGCAGATTTCCGAGACCTGGCTATGCACCGACGACCCGGAGATGGCGTCTCACGAGGAGGTTGCGAAGGCCCGCGAGCGAGGCGAGATCCACGTTCACACGCCGGCGGAAACACCCAGTGGCAGTGTCGAAAACCTGCTCTCCCGTCTCGATCGGCCGCGGCCGGTGCTCGTGACGACCGCCGATCATCCCCTCCTCGAACCGCGGATGATCGACCATTTCATCGAGCGAGCCAGCCAGTGCGACTGCGACGTCGTCGTCGGCGTCGTCCCCGAACACACCGTCCGCGAGCACTACCCCGATGTCCGGCGCACATTCGTGGCACTTCGCGATGAACGCGTCACGGGCGCGAACCTCTTCTTCCTGCGCACACCGCGTGCGGTCCGAGCCGTCGCCTTCTGGCGCGAAATGGATGCGCACCGCAAGCACCCGTGGCGCCTGGCGGCCAGGATTGGTGCGGGCTCCCTCGCACGCTTCGCCCTCGGCCGCCTCGATCTCGATGCCGCCGTGAAGCGAATCTCCAGACGCGCCGGCGTCCGCGCCGAAGCACTCCGACTGCCATTCCCCGAATGCGCCCTCGACGTCGACCGCCCGGAACATCTCGCCCTCGCTGAGCGGATCCTCCAGGCCCGCCACAACAAGTCAACCAGCGGGGACGGGGTTTACAATTGA
- a CDS encoding metallophosphoesterase: MPLLAHLSDLHITSPRWRSVGEISPKRVLGALSWGLRRRHEHRPEVFEALLRDLEMTAPDRVLVTGDVTNQGLPREIEVGRQWLERLGGPQRVFLVPGNHDVYVPGSARAIAADWGPFLAGDGPWIGEERVRVRVTDGVALVGADSAVATRAGLATGRIGRLARLRLERCLRTLGRRGLQRVVMLHHPPWTQGISGRRALEDAAALQHVLVRAGAELVLHGHVHRLVFSRLSGPRRSIPVIGVPSASARGVRGSDRRARYHLLRPLSGGVWEFKARVLDPNSGRFEEAPARELRPQG, from the coding sequence GTGCCGCTACTCGCCCACCTCTCGGATCTGCACATCACCTCGCCCAGGTGGCGCAGCGTGGGCGAGATCAGTCCCAAGCGGGTGCTGGGCGCTCTTTCCTGGGGGCTTCGGCGGCGTCACGAGCACCGGCCCGAGGTGTTCGAGGCCCTGCTGCGAGATCTCGAGATGACCGCTCCGGACCGGGTCCTGGTCACGGGTGACGTGACGAACCAGGGCCTCCCGCGTGAGATCGAGGTTGGGAGGCAATGGCTCGAGAGGCTCGGAGGGCCCCAGCGGGTGTTTCTCGTGCCCGGCAACCACGATGTGTACGTCCCCGGCTCGGCCCGGGCGATCGCGGCGGATTGGGGCCCGTTTCTCGCCGGCGACGGTCCATGGATCGGTGAAGAGCGCGTCAGGGTCCGGGTGACCGATGGCGTCGCTTTGGTTGGCGCCGATTCAGCCGTTGCCACACGGGCGGGTCTGGCGACGGGCCGGATCGGCCGGCTGGCTCGCCTCCGCCTGGAGCGCTGCCTGCGAACTCTCGGCCGGCGCGGATTGCAGAGGGTCGTGATGCTGCACCATCCGCCCTGGACCCAAGGGATTTCCGGCCGGCGGGCCCTCGAGGATGCCGCCGCGCTGCAGCATGTGCTGGTGCGCGCGGGGGCCGAGCTCGTGCTCCACGGGCACGTACACCGCCTTGTGTTCAGCCGGTTGAGCGGCCCCCGGCGTTCCATCCCGGTGATCGGCGTGCCCTCGGCCTCGGCACGGGGCGTCAGGGGGAGCGATCGCAGAGCTCGCTACCACCTGCTCCGGCCCCTCTCCGGCGGTGTCTGGGAATTCAAGGCGCGGGTTCTCGATCCCAACTCGGGTCGCTTCGAGGAAGCACCCGCGCGGGAGCTTCGCCCTCAGGGATGA
- a CDS encoding phosphocholine cytidylyltransferase family protein, with the protein MKAILLSAGQGRRLARATDGAPKCLVPIHGGCSLLELQLRSLARCGIERVAVMVGYGADRVESEILRLAIPGLEVATEYNPFSATTDNLVTAWLARAAMDEDFVLLNGDTLFEDQILKRLLAVDRCPVAIATAKKPAYDEDDMKIVLGRDERLEAIGKRLPHLVPDGEAIGMTVFRGEGIDGFRRVLDEIVRTPEGGDAWYTAALDNLAGRLRIDTVPTGNCWWAEVDTLDDLRRVREVFEQRKAHASAEDEFVWAAASFA; encoded by the coding sequence GTGAAGGCGATCCTGTTGAGCGCAGGCCAGGGACGTCGCCTCGCACGGGCCACGGATGGTGCCCCGAAGTGCCTGGTCCCGATCCACGGCGGTTGCTCCCTCCTCGAGCTTCAGCTCCGCAGCCTTGCCCGCTGCGGAATCGAACGCGTCGCGGTGATGGTCGGGTACGGAGCTGACCGCGTCGAGTCTGAGATTCTTCGCCTGGCGATCCCGGGCCTGGAAGTGGCCACCGAATACAACCCCTTCTCGGCCACCACCGACAATCTGGTCACGGCATGGCTGGCCCGTGCCGCAATGGACGAGGATTTCGTGCTCCTGAACGGAGACACGCTCTTCGAGGACCAGATCCTGAAACGGCTGCTGGCCGTGGATCGCTGCCCGGTGGCGATCGCGACGGCGAAAAAGCCTGCCTACGATGAAGACGACATGAAGATCGTACTCGGCCGTGACGAACGGCTGGAGGCGATCGGCAAGCGGCTGCCCCACCTCGTGCCCGATGGCGAGGCCATTGGAATGACCGTTTTTCGGGGCGAGGGCATCGACGGCTTCCGCCGCGTGCTCGACGAAATCGTTCGCACACCCGAAGGCGGCGATGCCTGGTACACTGCCGCCCTCGACAATCTGGCCGGGCGCCTGCGGATCGACACCGTACCGACCGGGAATTGCTGGTGGGCTGAAGTCGATACCCTGGATGATCTTCGACGGGTACGCGAAGTCTTCGAGCAGCGAAAGGCACACGCCTCGGCCGAGGATGAGTTCGTCTGGGCAGCTGCTTCTTTCGCCTGA